The nucleotide window CCTTCTACCTCATACTTCTACTGTGATAGAAAACATTCCGTTTTTCTCCTGGTTGTATCTTGAAAGTTAAATTAAAAGGTTTAAAGAAAATGTACACAACACTACTTACCTTCATTAGAAACCATTGAGAGATTCGAATGTATTTAAAATCCATGGAtaactttttattttttgaaaagTGAGGGATTAGTGAACGACTGCTCATGTTCATTAGTTACTGGAAACTGTGATATAGTCATAAGATATGTtattatatgtttactgtatgcacccgCCCGCCAAAGTAAACTACTTTGCGGTTAAAACTTGTTCTAATTCTGATAATAGTTACATACCAAATACCCTTTTTACTACATGGTATAATGCACTTGTGGTCCACAGAGCAACAACATTTCAACATTTGTCCATTTTATCTCATACATTTATCCCAACAAACCAAAGCACACAGTCATGGAAAAAGGGTTTCAGACACAGCAGTGAATGTTATGTCCTACATCTGACGAAAAAACCCTGTCAAACCAGGTACGTGACCTACCGTGGCTCACATGGCATTTCCAATGAGTTGGACTTAATCAAACTTCCTTCAAAAATAATCATGTACTACTTCTAATGAAAAAGTCATTTGTACTTTGTAGCTGTTTAACAATGGACAGACCAGTTAATGATTGGTTTAAAGCAGGAACTAGCCAGGCATCAATTATTGGAAGAtagggtggatggagggagagataaagaagaGAGACAAAATAATAGGCTGACATATGAATAACGTCCTTGAGGTGTTTTTTTATAGTTAGAATCACTCAATTTTCATAAAGTACATTATACTTAAACCTATTTGTGTCAATGACCAATGCAATTTTTCTTCTGCAATCATGAATTGTACATGTTCCCAAAGATAAGCCAGACATGAGAATGCTCCCCCTCAAACTCCCACTGAACCAAAGACTTGGGGTCTAAAACAAGAATGGCTTTGTGTGTTTGAAACAATGCACCATGTTGTCCTGGAAATCTTACCACATAACGCTTTGCCATCAAGCCCCCTTTTAATTACCCGTCATGCCTCATTCTCCTATTTTAAAAGAACTTTTGTTTGGCCCCCACTTGTACCTTTGTTTGTTGACATCCACACCCTTGTCCTCACATGATAACTTCCATTGTATCTGCCATTCAGCCCTCTTATCCTTGCGATGCCAACTCTGTGATGATTTGTACCCTGATTGTATGAGAATGATTTTAGAAGCCATTTTGTATCTTGTGTTATTTGCAGAGGTTCCTGCGGTCTGGCTAAAGAGGAAGACACTAGGGATGCCACCTTTCTTTCTGAACTTGATTTTACCTTCTGTGGTATCACTGCTGGTGCAACTGTAGTTCAACATTAACACAACTGCATCTTCTAAATAATCTGTGAAAATCCTTTAAAAGTTTGTTGATTATTTATATCTGATTGGATATGTATGGTAAGATTTAACATTTTGTCCTAAACATTTCATGTGTCCTAAACATAACTTGTGAAAGCCTGAGGGTTCAGCACTTGTGTTAAGACATCTTTGCCTAGTGAAGGAAAATAATTAAACAAAATGTGTTATGTGGCTCTACCATATGAAAGGTTTGTAAATTGATTATATCCACATTTCATGAGTAGGAAATAAACATGTTAACACACTGTACTGAAACACCTTAATCATTTCAAGTGCTCTTTTCATAATTGTAGAAGCTAAAAAGCATTTCTAAGCATGTATGTGTTATAAAAGTGTTAGTTCAGTATCCTTCCAACCCAGTGTTATCCGTCTTTGTATGGCAGAGAACATTACAATGAAAGTGCAGATTTATGTCAAATATATTACATATTTATGATGGCACAGTACTTATTTGTATCATAACTTTTTGGGAAATTGTTTactactaccacacacacaaatacacatttagtcattaagccGACGATCCAGAACGAAATAGACCTCTGGTTTTGTGTGTTGTCACACGTTCAAAAGTTAATGATAAATGTATCAGTTTTGGCATCGACAAGCAGTGCTGTAAACCAATATCACGGTAACACAACATTAATTGTCCACCGAAACGCCCAAAGCCAGGTCAGTCAGCCAGAAACGGGACAGTTCTCTAGAATAATGCAGCGCACGCACCAGTCGGTTATGCTTTTAAGCGGACGGTGAGGGAATAATTATGCAAAGCATAATTACATCCATGACAGAGGGGTTTGTGGAATGAAAATTTGACGGCGTCACGCAATACAATACAACGTTTAACGTTAACGGACAGTATTTCATTCATCCGTAAGTACAATATTACAGTTTTCCAGAAAGTTGCTGTCATAGATAACCAGAGTAAAAAATAGTTTGGGCTTTTATGTTGAGGGCTATTTCATATAATTAGTACTAGTAACAGTTAAAGGTAGTTAAGCATGGATTTTAAAAATGTAATTAGGCTATATCAAATTAATAGTCGAATATAGGCCGACTTTAATTGCATTTGATCAAATTATAACCCTCAACATTATACACAACTGCACTTTGAGTTCAGCCTCACTTCTAAAGGATATTATAACCAGAGGTGTCAAGTAACTTACTTAAGTAGACATTTTGGGTATCTATAGCCTACTTAACTGAAGAAATTATTTTTCAGCCTACTTTCTACTTATACTCCTTACATTTTCACGCaattatctgtactttctactccttacattttaaaaatagCTTCTTTACTCCAATTTCAGTTCGGCTTGTTTTCATTCTGGCTTGTGATcgttcaaaaacacacacaaagaaaaactaTCCAGAAATATTGCGCCATCCGGATAGAGTGAATTTGATTGTGGTTGGATGAGAAGTACATATATAGCCTACCATTCCGACACCCTATTGGCAGAGCCTGTCATTCTCTTTTATTGGTTTATACGTGATCCATTACCTGGACATGACACAAATCACGTCAAACTCCAGCAAGGAAGCTGTGTTGTCCATAGACATAAAGAGTGTCtttatggctgtttatcaatccgaagaacgctaagaacgcaagtacaatctttttggcgttcttggtgacttgtgtcagCGCCTGTTTAATAGCCTGTTTAAAGCCTGTttattatggaagcaaatctttaccaaaattcaaatggaaatgcatttccagaaatgcatttttatttagggttagggttagcaggcATCAAGCGCCTCtcacggtgcgtgtccactacagcggagcggagcggcgcggagcgtcggcttccaatccattttcaatgaaaccgggctttgacgctggtgtagggcattgtgggagcgtacgcgagccCGGCCACTTATcacccaataaaaaaaaagaaagggtttaCACAATAGCTAATCAGAAAATAGCactattgtatctgggtaagatatAACGCAACAACTAACGGAAAACCCCTGGATTTTTTCAGGTGATTCTGCTAcaacgtcttccgaaagtttagATCACTTTGAACACAGAGTAAGTCATGATAATAGTAACTAATAGTAActaattcacaacttgtttgacacaaacaatgacaacttgactgctgttagaaaatgtttcccagataactAGAATCAGTTTTTCATGAGTGTCTGTAACtaaaccaacagttttacagcctgttcactgacaacaactGCTCCAAACAAGTAGTCTAGGCCTAGTCATATTGTCGTTATCACCCGATGACTGACATATTGTCACATTATTAACATATTTTTCCAAATAGGCTTAATAATTTTATTAGCTCTAAAGGCCTAcatttaagtgtttttttttttttggggggggggggatatgtcactcttgcctgtcttcaaaacttgagagccctgttcaTGTGATTAGAAAGTGATCATAGTTCATTGATCATTTTATTACTTTTTTAAGTACGAATTTTTACTTTTTCTTGTTCTTTGGTGTGCATTTATATACGATATGTGTGACTAATTGTGATTACTGGTTTTGTATGTACTTTTTGGACCCCAGGAAGACTAGCTGTCGTTTCAGCGTCAGCTAATGGGGATCctttcaaataaacaaataaacaaataaaatagtTGATACTGTAAATACTTCTAGACTGTTATTGAGTGTATGGTGTGCACACAGGTACTGTCTGCTGCTGATAGATGAACATGGAGAGGCAGGCTCTGGAGTGTGCCAGGGAGGCATTTATCACTGGGAGGTCACGACCCCAAAAGTTTAGAGTTGAGCAGCTGAAATCCCTTCTGAGGATGATTACAGACAGACAAGGGGAGATCGCCACTGCCCTCAAACAAGACATTAACAGGGTAAGAATGAAGTGGCTGGGGAATAAAAATTAtatgataataataaaaaatatgttcCGAAAAAGAATGACTTAAAACCAGCAATTTCTCTGTTACGTAATAGACACCTAAATAATTTATCATTCTCTGTCAAATGATGAGTCTTGTGTCCCCTCAGAGCCAGTACGATACACCCCTCTTAGAGCTGATAGGCTTAGAGAATGAGATCATCCTGGCAATGGGAAAACTCTCTGAGTGGGCGGCCCCACGGCCAATGGAGAAGAGTATCCTGACTCTCACTGACAAGGTGTACATCCAGCCAGAGCCTCTGGGAGTGGTGCTCATCATTGGGGCCTGGAACTACCCCTGGGCTCTCACTCTGCAGCCCCTAATAGGGGCCATTGCTGCTGGTAGGGATTCCTGTGGCTTCCCACAAATCCTTATCTCCAATTTCTCTGACAATGTTTTCTTGTCATTTCTTTATGTTGCGTGGTGGCCCTGTCCATAGCATAGGCAACACTTTCTAAGTATTAtgattttttcttcctttttagTTTATTCTATGCAGTAAGGAGTTATTTCTACTACAGCATTTTGATAATAACTTAACTTAAAATGTAAAACTCGACAGAGCTCTACTGTGTGTAATTAATGATGACAAAGACTACTGTCTTCCCGACTGAGCTCTTTCTTCCAACAGGGAAACTGAACCCTGATTCCTTCTTTCCCAGACCCTTAGCTAACTGTATTTGCTCCATACTGTGATGTCATCCCATTCACACAAATGCCTCATTCTCTCCCTGCAGGCAACGCAGCTGTGGTGAAACCGTCTGAGCTGAGTGAGCATTCCTCAGCTCTTCTCAGAGACCTGCTCCCCCAGTATCTAGACCAGGTCTGCACTGTAGATGCTCTTGTTTGACAAGTGGCCTGTTCTATATACTGTGGGCACAGAGCCAATGACTTGCAAAGGATTGATAATGAAATGACTAACCTCTATAGATAGTTATTTCTTTTTGATTTGTCATCCACTATTTAATGTATAATGTCAACAAAGGTATTAACAAAACACCCTTTTATTACATAAACACAGATAGATGGATCTCACAAAATAGTGAATGCTATTTCTTAATACTAATAAATACTAATATTGGGTTTgaataatatttttatttttaataaatCTATATTTTTCCCCTGTTTTTTGGGGGACATTTTAACATTGGactgatgtttttttctttaaggAACTCTACCCTGTAGTAACAGGTGGAGTTTCAGAGACACAGGAGCTGCTGAAGCAACGTTTCGATCACATCTTCTACACGGGGAACAGCACTGTGGGTAAACTGGTGATGCAGGCCGCCGCACACCACCTCACACCCGTCactctggagctgggggggaAGAGCCCCTGTTTCATTGACAAGGACTGTGACCTCAGAGTTGCCTGCCGGTGAGATTCAAACTGATTATTAGTTGGTTTCTAGATGATTAATGATCACTTACAATTGACAGACTGCAAACATACGGTATGTACAAATATGCTATAGAGTTGGTTTCAGAAACATTTGCCAGAACAATTGTTTGCTTTTGGCTATTAAAGTATTCGTACTGTGGGCTATACAGGACTGTATACAGTTTCTCCCACTGTCAGTTTCCAGCAGCAATGTGGATGAAGTACTCATCAGCATGAATTGACTTTCATTATATTGTCCCCAGCCGTGTCACGTGGGGAAAGTTTATGAACTGTGGTCAGACGTGCATCGCTCCAGACTACGTCCTGTGTGAACCCAGCATACAGAACAGAGTGGTGGAGGGCATACGTCAAACATTACTGGTCAGTCCCCAATGCAATCTCAACACAACCTCAATGTATTATAACCTAAACTGAATCAATCACATTCAGCATTAGATGCACACAATGTAGACTATAAAGTACAGTGAAACCAATTCAAAGTGCATCATGAGATTGTCTAGGATTTATTTCAAGTACTTTATTTCAACTGTTCCATGTAATACCATCTAATCCTTGAATTTTAACCAAATCCCAGGAATTCTACGGTCCGGACCCCAAATCCTCACCAGACTATGGCCGCATCATCAACAGGCGCCACTTTAACAGAGTGATGGGTCTGCTGGAGGGATACACAGCCGCGGTGGGTGGGCAGAGTGACTCGTCACAGTGCTACATCGGTATGTACATTTATTCAGTTAGCACTCTTATTCAAAGAGATGTACAGTAGGAACCTGTAGTGGGTGTGGGACTGCACCCTCAGTGCAGTGTGCACAGCGTTACAGGAAGGAACTTGTGAACTGAATTGTTTGGACCAATGGGTATGGAGTTAGAATGGTGCATAGGGCACGTGTGGTAGGCTGAATGCTCTGCCTTACAGTCGTAGCTGTAACCATGACTCAATCCATCAATATTacttaatattaatattaagaGTCTCTGACAATGCCCCACTAGTTTATCAACAGCATTGATGTTGGAGCTGTGTGTGcatcctccccagcccccactgTGGTGAAGGACGTCCCCCCTCATGCCCGGATCATGCAGGAGGAGATCTTCGGGCCCCTGCTGCCCATCGTGCCTGTCAGCGACCTGGACGACGCTATTCGCTTCATCAACGAACGAGAGAAGTCTCTGGCACTCTATGTCTTCTCATGCGATAAAAACGTAAGCTGAGCCTAACCAGGGGAGCTGGTGACACATGTTGTTAAAACTAGATACACTGATGTGTCTTTCTGTTCTTCTCCTTCTGTCAAATAGACAATTAAGAGGATGCTAGCTGAGACGACCAGTGGAGGTGTGACAGTCAACGATGTAATGATGCACTATACTCTCAACTCTCTGCCCTTTGGGGGTGTGGGTAAGAAGTCTACTCTATGATGAGGCTTATACAGACCTTAATCTCGGGGCTGGGTTGGTAGAAAAAGGCCATGCTGTAAAGTAAATACAAGAGGAGGAAAATGTGGACATTGGCAGGGCTTTGGACTTACCTTACAATATAGACAGAAGCATTATTTCATTTAGCTGATATTCTCTTTACTCTAGCTTTATGATAAGGTTCTAAAATGGTAATTTTAACAActtttttaatgaataataataatcttaCTGCCACCATCACAAGGATAAAAAGACATGTTGTTCTGCTGAGGTTTTTGAGCTGTGTTGCCTTTCAGTTCAACTGATCCCCAATTTTTGGATAAGGCAAACTATAGATTTGACAGTCACATTTTGTATACAGTTGTAAGTGGAATATCATTAGACCATAGATCTCAAACTGTATCTATTTGCCAGACAGTCAGAAATAAATATCACAGGAATATACTTTCAGTTGTATGACCTCACCTATATGACCTCTAATCTAACAGGTAACAGTGGCATGGGCCGTTACCATGGCAAGCACACGTTCGATCAGCTCAGTCACCACCGGGCATGCCTAGTCAGATCCCTGGGCATGGAGGGCATCAACGAGGCCCGGTACCCTCCTCAGAGCCGCGAGAGGGCGCGGAAGGCACGGTGCGCCTTGCGCAGCCCACTAATTGACTTCTCTAAGCGTACCTTTGTGTGGGCTGTCACTGTGTCCATCATAGCGGTTGGCCTCTTAATTGCCCTGGCGGTCATCCTGTTTATAACTTCTGGTCTCAGCTGTACCTGTTGAAGAGAGACAAAATAATAGACTGACAAATGAATGACATCCTTGAGCTGTTTTTTATAATTAGAATCACTCAACTTTCATAAAGTACCTACTAATACCTATTTGTGTCAATAACCAATGCAATTATTCTTCTGCAATCATGAATTGTACATGTTCCCAAAGATAAGCCAGACATGAGAATGCTCCCCCTCAAACTCCCACTGAACCAAAGACTTGGGGTCTAAAACAAAAATGGCTTTGTGTGTTTGAAACAATGCACCGTGTTGTCCTGGAAATCTCACCACATAACGCTTTGCCATCAACCCCCCTTTTAATTACCCGTCATGCCTCATTCTCCTATTTTAAAAGAACTTTTGTTTGGCCCCCACTTGTACCTTTGTTTGTTGACATCCACACCCTTGTCCTCACATGATAACTTCCATTGTATCTGCCATTCAGCCCTCTTATCCTTGCTATGCCAACTCTGATGATTTGTACCCTGATTGTATGAGATTGATTTTAGAAGCCATTTTGTATCTTGTGTTATTTGCAGAGGTTCCTGCGGTCTGGCTAAAGAGGAAGACACTAGGGATGCCACCTTTCTTTCTGAACTTGATTTTACCTTCTGTGGTATCACTGCTGGTGCAACTGTAGTTCAACATTAACACAACTGCTTCTTCTAAATAATCTGTGAAAATCCTTTAAAAGTTTGTTGATCATTTATATCTGATTGGATATGTATGGTAAGATTTGACATTTTGTCCTAAACATTTCATGTGTCCTAAACATAACCTGTGAAAGCCTGAGGGTTCAGCACTTGTGTTAAGACATATTTGCCTAGTGAAGGAAAATAACTAAACAAAATGTGTTATGTGGCTCTACTATGAAAGGTTTGTAAATTGATTATATCCACATTTCATGAGTAGGAAATAAACATGTTAACACACTGTACTGAAACGCCTAAATCATTTCAAGTTCTCTTTTCACAATTGTAGAAGCTAAAAAGCATTTCTAAACCTTATGTCTTATAAAAGTGTTAGTTCAGTATCCTTCCAACCCAGTGTAATTTACATTTTGTATAGCAGACAACATTACAATAAAATTGCAGATTTATGTCAAATGTATTACATATTTATGATGGCACAGTACTTATTTGTATCATAAGTTTTTGGGAAATGTactactaccacacacacaaatacacctttagtcatttagcagacgctcttatccagaacgaaaTAGACCTCTGGTTTTCGGTTTTGTCACACGTTCAAAAGTTAATGATTAAACTGGCATTGACAAGCAGTGCTGTAAACCGATATCACGGCAACACAACATTAATTGTCCACCGAAACGCCCACAGCTACGTCAGTCAGCCAGAAACGGGACAGTGTTCTAGAATAATGCAGCGCACGCACCGGTCGGTTATGCTTTTAAGCGGATGGTGAGGGACTAATTACGCAAAGCTGCGATACATGACAGAGGGGTTTGTGGAATGAAAATTTGACGGCGTCACGCCATACAATACAACGTTTAACCGGACAGTATTTCAATCATGCGTAAGTACAATATGACTAAATTCTCCAGAAAGTTGCTGTCATAGAGAGTAAACaataaatagtttatttaggcTTTTACGTTGTGGGATATTTTGTGTAACtattactagtaacagttaaaGGCAACGCGTGGATTTTTAAAATTCAATTCTATCAAATTAATGATCGGATATAAACCgattttaattacatttaatcTAATTATAACCCTTAAAATTGTACAATACAGCACTTTGAGTTCAGCCTCACTTCTAAATGATATTACAAGACGCATGAGCAACTACTTTGCAGAGATCACTCATTTACATAAACTCCAATATTAGTATGCAAGGTCACACATTGGAGTATGTTCATGTGATTAGAAAGTGATCATAGTTGATACTGTAAATACTTCTAGACTGTTATTGAGTGTATGGTGTGCACACAGGTACTGTCTGCTGCTGATAGATGAACATGGAGAGGCAGGCTCTGGAGTGTGCCAGGGAGGCATTTATCACTGGGAGGTCACGACCCCAAAAGTTTAGAGTTGAGCAGCTGAAATCCCTTCTGAGGATGATTACAGACAGACAAGGGGAGATCGCCACTGCCCTCAAACAAGACATTAACAGGGTAAGAATGAAGTGGCTGGGGAATAAAAATTAtatgataataataaaaaatatgttcCGAAAAAGAATGACTTAAAACCAGCAATTTCTCTGTTACGTAATAGACACCTAAATAATTTATCATTCTCTGTCAAATGATGAGTCTTGTGTCCCCTCAGAGCCAGTACGATACACCCCTCTTAGAGCTGATAGGCTTAGAGAATGAGATCATCCTGGCAATGGGAAAACTCTCTGAGTGGGCGGCCCCACGGCCAATGGAGAAGAGTATCCTGACTCTCACTGACAAGGTGTACATCCAGCCAGAGCCTCTGGGAGTGGTGCTCATCATTGGGGCCTGGAACTACCCCTGGGCTCTCACTCTGCAGCCCCTAATAGGGGCCATTGCTGCTGGTAGGGATTCCTGTGGCTTCCCACAAATCCTTATCTCCAATTTCTCTGACAATGTTTTCTTGTCATTTCTTTATGTTGCGTGGTGGCCCTGTCCATAGCATAGGCAACACTTTCTAAGTATTAtgattttttcttcctttttagTTTATTCTATGCAGTAAGGAGTTATTTCTACTACAGCATTTTGATAATAACTTAACTTAAAATGTAAAACTCGACAGAGCTCTACTGTGTGTAATTAATGATGACAAAGACTACTGTCTTCCCGACTGAGCTCTTTCTTCCAACAGGGAAACTGAACCCTGATTCCTTCTTTCCCAGACCCTTAGCTAACTGTATTTGCTCCATACTGTGATGTCATCCCATTCACACAAATGCCTCATTCTCTCCCTGCAGGCAACGCAGCTGTGGTGAAACCGTCTGAGCTGAGTGAGCATTCCTCAGCTCTTCTCAGAGACCTGCTCCCCCAGTATCTAGACCAGGTCTGCACTGTAGATGCTCTTGTTTGACAAGTGGCCTGTTCTATATACTGTGGGCACAGAGCCAATGACTTGCAAAGGATTGATAATGAAATGACTAACCTCTATAGATAGTTATTTCTTTTTGATTTGTCATCCACTATTTAATGTATAATGTCAACAAAGGTATTAACAAAACACCCTTTTATTACATAAACACAGATAGATGGATCTCACAAAATAGTGAATGCTATTTCTTAATACTAATAAATACTAATATTGGGTTTgaataatatttttatttttaataaatCTATATTTTTCCC belongs to Hypomesus transpacificus isolate Combined female chromosome 15, fHypTra1, whole genome shotgun sequence and includes:
- the LOC124478239 gene encoding aldehyde dehydrogenase family 3 member A2-like isoform X2, producing MNMERQALECAREAFITGRSRPQKFRVEQLKSLLRMITDRQGEIATALKQDINRSQYDTPLLELIGLENEIILAMGKLSEWAAPRPMEKSILTLTDKVYIQPEPLGVVLIIGAWNYPWALTLQPLIGAIAAGNAAVVKPSELSEHSSALLRDLLPQYLDQELYPVVTGGVSETQELLKQRFDHIFYTGNSTVGKLVMQAAAHHLTPVTLELGGKSPCFIDKDCDLRVACRRVTWGKFMNCGQTCIAPDYVLCEPSIQNRVVEGIRQTLLEFYGPDPKSSPDYGRIINRRHFNRVMGLLEGYTAAVGGQSDSSQCYIAPTVVKDVPPHARIMQEEIFGPLLPIVPVSDLDDAIRFINEREKSLALYVFSCDKNTIKRMLAETTSGGVTVNDVMMHYTLNSLPFGGVGNSGMGRYHGKHTFDQLSHHRACLVRSLGMEGINEARYPPQSRERARKARGSCGLAKEEDTRDATFLSELDFTFCGITAGATVVQH
- the LOC124478239 gene encoding aldehyde dehydrogenase family 3 member A2-like isoform X1, which translates into the protein MNMERQALECAREAFITGRSRPQKFRVEQLKSLLRMITDRQGEIATALKQDINRSQYDTPLLELIGLENEIILAMGKLSEWAAPRPMEKSILTLTDKVYIQPEPLGVVLIIGAWNYPWALTLQPLIGAIAAGNAAVVKPSELSEHSSALLRDLLPQYLDQELYPVVTGGVSETQELLKQRFDHIFYTGNSTVGKLVMQAAAHHLTPVTLELGGKSPCFIDKDCDLRVACRRVTWGKFMNCGQTCIAPDYVLCEPSIQNRVVEGIRQTLLEFYGPDPKSSPDYGRIINRRHFNRVMGLLEGYTAAVGGQSDSSQCYIAPTVVKDVPPHARIMQEEIFGPLLPIVPVSDLDDAIRFINEREKSLALYVFSCDKNTIKRMLAETTSGGVTVNDVMMHYTLNSLPFGGVGNSGMGRYHGKHTFDQLSHHRACLVRSLGMEGINEARYPPQSRERARKARCALRSPLIDFSKRTFVWAVTVSIIAVGLLIALAVILFITSGLSCTC